A stretch of Acidobacteriota bacterium DNA encodes these proteins:
- a CDS encoding DPP IV N-terminal domain-containing protein — protein sequence MRLLTRVLALSVVGAVSFGLQFSPVSAQDRLAKMPGVDQFRKMQPLLGGAMVSGAITPAWTDDSKAFTYNFAGSRYRFDVMTMAAVNEGAAPAGAGAGRGGRAGGPPAGGGRGGRGGAPLGGCPAAQVERGRQAECVGSPNSAMRAYHKDRNIWIANADGTGEKALTTDGSEEKRIKYGTASWVYGEELGQTSAIWWSPDSTKVAFYRFDESKVKDFYLQMTQTDIQSSLDIEAYPKAGAPNPVADIFIYDTKAGTTTKVDVRDGRPFTDIPADGTAFANDNVGHYVYRINWSQDGSELLMNRTNRRQNKLEFAGCAPASGECRVILSEEWPTGWVVNSPPIQYLSDNKRFIWTSERNGWRNLYLYSTSGKLIAPLTQHSNFEVVGVTKVDEAAGVVYYTARSGDNWMKVQLHRVGLDGKGDVRLTDPKFTHTVSLSPDNKFIVDVIQTHKDPPASRLLDASGKVLKELAASDLTKFNELGLKKSEQFTYLAADGKTQLHGMISFPSNFDPSKKYPALASVYGGPGSGVTTENYSAPNATAEYGFLMLQLSSRSAPGMGKRTLDAAYLNLGVTEMDDMALGVKALWSRPYFDKDRVGIFGTSYGGYSSALSILKHPDVWAAASGSSSVTSWYHYDSIYTERYMWIPQENKAGYEAGNAMNLAKNLQGRLLLYYGTADNNVHPNNSMQLIKALQAAGKNFEVQVGPDAGHTGVNNGRMMEFFIENLVMRPERLKGG from the coding sequence ATGAGATTACTCACCCGTGTGCTTGCGTTGTCCGTGGTCGGCGCGGTGTCGTTTGGCTTGCAGTTCAGCCCAGTGTCCGCGCAGGACCGGCTGGCGAAAATGCCGGGCGTGGACCAGTTCCGCAAGATGCAGCCGTTGCTCGGCGGTGCCATGGTGTCTGGCGCGATCACGCCGGCATGGACCGACGACTCCAAGGCGTTCACCTACAATTTTGCCGGCAGCCGTTATCGCTTCGATGTGATGACCATGGCGGCGGTGAATGAGGGGGCGGCGCCGGCGGGCGCGGGCGCCGGAAGAGGCGGGCGCGCCGGTGGGCCTCCCGCGGGTGGTGGCAGAGGCGGGCGCGGCGGGGCGCCGTTGGGCGGTTGTCCCGCGGCGCAGGTGGAGCGAGGCCGTCAGGCCGAGTGTGTGGGATCGCCAAACAGCGCGATGCGTGCGTACCACAAAGACCGCAACATCTGGATTGCCAACGCGGATGGGACGGGTGAAAAAGCCCTCACCACCGACGGCAGCGAAGAGAAGCGCATCAAGTACGGCACGGCAAGCTGGGTGTATGGCGAGGAACTCGGACAGACGTCGGCCATCTGGTGGTCGCCCGATTCCACGAAGGTGGCGTTTTACCGGTTCGATGAAAGCAAGGTGAAGGATTTCTACCTGCAGATGACGCAGACGGACATCCAGAGCTCGCTCGACATCGAGGCCTACCCGAAGGCCGGCGCGCCAAATCCGGTAGCCGACATCTTCATCTACGACACCAAGGCAGGGACGACGACGAAGGTGGATGTGCGTGATGGCCGTCCCTTCACCGACATTCCGGCGGATGGGACAGCGTTCGCCAATGACAACGTCGGGCACTACGTGTATCGGATCAACTGGTCGCAGGACGGCAGCGAACTGCTGATGAACCGCACCAATCGCCGGCAGAACAAGCTGGAGTTTGCCGGGTGTGCGCCTGCGTCAGGCGAGTGCCGTGTGATTCTTTCTGAAGAGTGGCCCACCGGATGGGTGGTGAACTCGCCGCCGATTCAGTACCTGAGCGACAACAAACGGTTCATCTGGACGTCGGAGCGGAATGGCTGGCGCAACCTGTATCTGTACAGCACGTCGGGCAAACTCATCGCGCCGCTGACGCAGCACTCGAACTTTGAAGTGGTAGGCGTGACGAAGGTGGATGAGGCTGCCGGTGTGGTGTATTACACGGCGCGCTCCGGCGACAACTGGATGAAGGTGCAGTTGCACCGCGTCGGCCTGGACGGCAAGGGTGATGTGCGCCTGACCGATCCGAAGTTCACGCATACGGTATCGCTCTCGCCCGACAACAAGTTCATCGTGGACGTCATCCAGACGCACAAGGATCCGCCGGCGTCGCGTCTGCTTGACGCGTCAGGCAAGGTGCTCAAGGAACTGGCGGCGAGCGATCTGACGAAGTTCAATGAGCTGGGGCTGAAGAAGAGCGAGCAGTTCACGTATCTGGCGGCCGATGGCAAGACGCAGCTCCACGGGATGATCAGCTTCCCGTCGAATTTTGATCCGTCGAAGAAGTACCCCGCGCTGGCGTCGGTGTACGGCGGTCCCGGGTCAGGTGTGACGACCGAGAACTATTCCGCACCCAACGCGACGGCCGAGTACGGGTTCCTGATGTTGCAGCTGAGTTCGCGATCCGCGCCTGGCATGGGCAAGCGGACGCTTGATGCCGCGTATCTCAACCTGGGTGTGACCGAGATGGACGACATGGCGCTGGGCGTGAAGGCGTTGTGGAGCCGGCCGTATTTCGACAAGGATCGCGTCGGCATCTTCGGCACGTCGTACGGAGGCTATTCGTCGGCGCTGTCGATACTCAAACATCCCGACGTCTGGGCAGCCGCGTCCGGGTCGTCGTCGGTGACGTCGTGGTATCACTACGATTCGATCTACACCGAGCGGTACATGTGGATTCCGCAGGAGAACAAGGCGGGGTACGAGGCGGGCAACGCGATGAACCTGGCGAAGAACCTGCAGGGCCGGTTGCTCCTGTACTACGGCACGGCGGACAACAACGTGCACCCGAACAACTCCATGCAGCTCATCAAGGCGCTGCAGGCGGCGGGCAAGAACTTCGAAGTGCAGGTGGGCCCTGACGCCGGTCATACGGGCGTCAACAACGGCCGCATGATGGAGTTCTTCATCGAGAACCTCGTCATGCGGCCGGAGCGGTTGAAGGGCGGGTAG